A DNA window from Scylla paramamosain isolate STU-SP2022 chromosome 10, ASM3559412v1, whole genome shotgun sequence contains the following coding sequences:
- the LOC135104224 gene encoding endoplasmic reticulum junction formation protein lunapark-A-like isoform X3, translating to MGLIISRFRKKPSTKELLEQIQKNVEEIEEYRSHTQQRQKRLVGYLVLYSIVLYLVAALICYFYYFPDNLQHRLLYATPFVVFPFLVYILKRILTWYYSRKISKNEEKLKSLLERKEKILDDVMETETYKVAKEILEKFAPDQLRRNQMHKTAAVSVASPVTSHQSDVRRRVVNSTTTPQPRVVGGVGVRPQGLPHQTPIFNSRPLMTPQATPLRPGELLGHRVGGVIPPRSVPAVASTPGPPVPRHALTTSVQMSSLPSTPMPRGAVVREEGGPPGPPMPRPVLPRERGYLDRFIEYLVGDGPANRFALVCRQCESHNGMALQDEFQYLAFRCAYCYYWNPARKQRPSAPRLEDLAPQLPPPLPTTQDQEEEEEDDQESSSGEDEEDEEEEEGGAEESESNNSSGEEEEGPASSEMSSTKATSSQEGNGLEHCSRELKEPHPGQLGEVSWQTIQHHFSRELNFLPCSLAK from the exons ATGGGGCTTATCATATCCAGATTTAGG AAAAAGCCTTCAACTAAAGAGCTTTTGGAGCAAATTCAGAAG AATGTTGAGGAAATTGAGGAGTACCGCAGCCACACTCAGCAGCGACAGAAGAGGCTGGTTGGCTATCTGGTGCTCTATTCCATTGTTCTGTACCTTGTAGCAGCTCTCATCTGCTATTTTTACTATTTCCCAGACAACCTTCAGCACCGGCTTCTTTATGCCACGCCCTTCGTAGTTTTTCCCTTCTT AGTTTACATACTTAAGCGAATACTGACATGGTATTATTCCCGGAAGATTtcaaaaaacgaggaaaaattaaaatctcTCTTAGAACGCAAGGAGAAGATATTGGATGATGTTATGGAGACAGAAACTTATAAAGTAGCCAAGGAAATTTTGGAGAAGTTTGCTCCTGACCAGCTGCGCAGAAACCAG ATGCACAAAACAGCAGCTGTCAGCGTGGCATCTCCAGTTACTAGTCACCAGTCAG ATGTTCGAAGACGAGTAgtcaacagcaccaccaccccacAACCCCGAGTTGTGGGTGGGGTTGGAGTGCGGCCTCAGGGACTGCCTCACCAGACCCCAATCTTCAACTCCAGGCCTCTTATGACACCGCAGGCCACACCACTCAGACCAGGTGAACTACTAGGCCACAGAG TGGGTGGCGTGATTCCTCCGAGGTCAGTTCCAGCTGTAGCATCCACACCTGGCCCTCCAGTGCCCAGGCATGCCTTGACCACTTCTGTGCAGATGTCCTCCCTTCCATCTACTCCAATGCCCC GTGGAGCAGtcgtgagggaggagggtggtCCTCCTGGACCTCCCATGCCCCGGCCAGtgcttcccagagagagaggaTACCTTGATCGTTTCATAGAATACTTAGTTGGAGATGGTCCAGCGAATCGTTTTGCATTGGTGTGTCGTCAGTGTGAATCACACAATGGCATGGCTCTTCAGGATGAGTTTCAGTACCTGG CATTTCGCTGTGCTTATTGCTATTACTGGAACCCTGCCCGTAAACAGCGACCCTCGGCACCACGCCTGGAAGATCTAGCCCCACAGCTGCCTCCTCCACTACCCACAACTCAAgaccaagaagaggaggaagaggatgatcaagaatCATCTTCgggtgaagatgaagaagatgaggaagaagaggaaggaggtgcaGAAG AATCAGAGAGTAACAACAGttctggtgaggaggaggaaggcccAGCATCCTCTGAGATGTCCAGCACCAAGGCCACATCAAGCCAGGAGG GAAATGGGTTGGAACATTGCAGCAGAGAGCTTAAAGAACCCCATCCTGGACAATTGGGAGAAGTATCTTGGCAGACCATTCAGCATCACTTCAGCAGGGAGTTGAACTTCTTGCCATGCTCACTTGCAAAATAA
- the LOC135104224 gene encoding endoplasmic reticulum junction formation protein lunapark-A-like isoform X1: MGLIISRFRKKPSTKELLEQIQKNVEEIEEYRSHTQQRQKRLVGYLVLYSIVLYLVAALICYFYYFPDNLQHRLLYATPFVVFPFLVYILKRILTWYYSRKISKNEEKLKSLLERKEKILDDVMETETYKVAKEILEKFAPDQLRRNQMHKTAAVSVASPVTSHQSDVRRRVVNSTTTPQPRVVGGVGVRPQGLPHQTPIFNSRPLMTPQATPLRPGELLGHRVGGVIPPRSVPAVASTPGPPVPRHALTTSVQMSSLPSTPMPRGAVVREEGGPPGPPMPRPVLPRERGYLDRFIEYLVGDGPANRFALVCRQCESHNGMALQDEFQYLAFRCAYCYYWNPARKQRPSAPRLEDLAPQLPPPLPTTQDQEEEEEDDQESSSGEDEEDEEEEEGGAEESESNNSSGEEEEGPASSEMSSTKATSSQEGSLEDLAKSIPSSDPTTSDDHQLPGVEVPSGSTGLTSSSTSPPSSTNEAEETE; this comes from the exons ATGGGGCTTATCATATCCAGATTTAGG AAAAAGCCTTCAACTAAAGAGCTTTTGGAGCAAATTCAGAAG AATGTTGAGGAAATTGAGGAGTACCGCAGCCACACTCAGCAGCGACAGAAGAGGCTGGTTGGCTATCTGGTGCTCTATTCCATTGTTCTGTACCTTGTAGCAGCTCTCATCTGCTATTTTTACTATTTCCCAGACAACCTTCAGCACCGGCTTCTTTATGCCACGCCCTTCGTAGTTTTTCCCTTCTT AGTTTACATACTTAAGCGAATACTGACATGGTATTATTCCCGGAAGATTtcaaaaaacgaggaaaaattaaaatctcTCTTAGAACGCAAGGAGAAGATATTGGATGATGTTATGGAGACAGAAACTTATAAAGTAGCCAAGGAAATTTTGGAGAAGTTTGCTCCTGACCAGCTGCGCAGAAACCAG ATGCACAAAACAGCAGCTGTCAGCGTGGCATCTCCAGTTACTAGTCACCAGTCAG ATGTTCGAAGACGAGTAgtcaacagcaccaccaccccacAACCCCGAGTTGTGGGTGGGGTTGGAGTGCGGCCTCAGGGACTGCCTCACCAGACCCCAATCTTCAACTCCAGGCCTCTTATGACACCGCAGGCCACACCACTCAGACCAGGTGAACTACTAGGCCACAGAG TGGGTGGCGTGATTCCTCCGAGGTCAGTTCCAGCTGTAGCATCCACACCTGGCCCTCCAGTGCCCAGGCATGCCTTGACCACTTCTGTGCAGATGTCCTCCCTTCCATCTACTCCAATGCCCC GTGGAGCAGtcgtgagggaggagggtggtCCTCCTGGACCTCCCATGCCCCGGCCAGtgcttcccagagagagaggaTACCTTGATCGTTTCATAGAATACTTAGTTGGAGATGGTCCAGCGAATCGTTTTGCATTGGTGTGTCGTCAGTGTGAATCACACAATGGCATGGCTCTTCAGGATGAGTTTCAGTACCTGG CATTTCGCTGTGCTTATTGCTATTACTGGAACCCTGCCCGTAAACAGCGACCCTCGGCACCACGCCTGGAAGATCTAGCCCCACAGCTGCCTCCTCCACTACCCACAACTCAAgaccaagaagaggaggaagaggatgatcaagaatCATCTTCgggtgaagatgaagaagatgaggaagaagaggaaggaggtgcaGAAG AATCAGAGAGTAACAACAGttctggtgaggaggaggaaggcccAGCATCCTCTGAGATGTCCAGCACCAAGGCCACATCAAGCCAGGAGG GTTCATTGGAGGATCTGGCCAAGTCAATACCATCATCTGATCCAACTACATCAGATGACCACCAGCTACCTGGGGTAGAAGTACCCTCAGGATCAACTGGTCTCACATCCTCTTCCAcatctccaccttcctccaccaATGAGGCTGAAGAAACAGAGTAG
- the LOC135104224 gene encoding endoplasmic reticulum junction formation protein lunapark-A-like isoform X5 gives MGLIISRFRKKPSTKELLEQIQKNVEEIEEYRSHTQQRQKRLVGYLVLYSIVLYLVAALICYFYYFPDNLQHRLLYATPFVVFPFLVYILKRILTWYYSRKISKNEEKLKSLLERKEKILDDVMETETYKVAKEILEKFAPDQLRRNQMHKTAAVSVASPVTSHQSDVRRRVVNSTTTPQPRVVGGVGVRPQGLPHQTPIFNSRPLMTPQATPLRPGGAVVREEGGPPGPPMPRPVLPRERGYLDRFIEYLVGDGPANRFALVCRQCESHNGMALQDEFQYLAFRCAYCYYWNPARKQRPSAPRLEDLAPQLPPPLPTTQDQEEEEEDDQESSSGEDEEDEEEEEGGAEESESNNSSGEEEEGPASSEMSSTKATSSQEGSLEDLAKSIPSSDPTTSDDHQLPGVEVPSGSTGLTSSSTSPPSSTNEAEETE, from the exons ATGGGGCTTATCATATCCAGATTTAGG AAAAAGCCTTCAACTAAAGAGCTTTTGGAGCAAATTCAGAAG AATGTTGAGGAAATTGAGGAGTACCGCAGCCACACTCAGCAGCGACAGAAGAGGCTGGTTGGCTATCTGGTGCTCTATTCCATTGTTCTGTACCTTGTAGCAGCTCTCATCTGCTATTTTTACTATTTCCCAGACAACCTTCAGCACCGGCTTCTTTATGCCACGCCCTTCGTAGTTTTTCCCTTCTT AGTTTACATACTTAAGCGAATACTGACATGGTATTATTCCCGGAAGATTtcaaaaaacgaggaaaaattaaaatctcTCTTAGAACGCAAGGAGAAGATATTGGATGATGTTATGGAGACAGAAACTTATAAAGTAGCCAAGGAAATTTTGGAGAAGTTTGCTCCTGACCAGCTGCGCAGAAACCAG ATGCACAAAACAGCAGCTGTCAGCGTGGCATCTCCAGTTACTAGTCACCAGTCAG ATGTTCGAAGACGAGTAgtcaacagcaccaccaccccacAACCCCGAGTTGTGGGTGGGGTTGGAGTGCGGCCTCAGGGACTGCCTCACCAGACCCCAATCTTCAACTCCAGGCCTCTTATGACACCGCAGGCCACACCACTCAGACCAG GTGGAGCAGtcgtgagggaggagggtggtCCTCCTGGACCTCCCATGCCCCGGCCAGtgcttcccagagagagaggaTACCTTGATCGTTTCATAGAATACTTAGTTGGAGATGGTCCAGCGAATCGTTTTGCATTGGTGTGTCGTCAGTGTGAATCACACAATGGCATGGCTCTTCAGGATGAGTTTCAGTACCTGG CATTTCGCTGTGCTTATTGCTATTACTGGAACCCTGCCCGTAAACAGCGACCCTCGGCACCACGCCTGGAAGATCTAGCCCCACAGCTGCCTCCTCCACTACCCACAACTCAAgaccaagaagaggaggaagaggatgatcaagaatCATCTTCgggtgaagatgaagaagatgaggaagaagaggaaggaggtgcaGAAG AATCAGAGAGTAACAACAGttctggtgaggaggaggaaggcccAGCATCCTCTGAGATGTCCAGCACCAAGGCCACATCAAGCCAGGAGG GTTCATTGGAGGATCTGGCCAAGTCAATACCATCATCTGATCCAACTACATCAGATGACCACCAGCTACCTGGGGTAGAAGTACCCTCAGGATCAACTGGTCTCACATCCTCTTCCAcatctccaccttcctccaccaATGAGGCTGAAGAAACAGAGTAG
- the LOC135104224 gene encoding endoplasmic reticulum junction formation protein lunapark-A-like isoform X2: MGLIISRFRKKPSTKELLEQIQKNVEEIEEYRSHTQQRQKRLVGYLVLYSIVLYLVAALICYFYYFPDNLQHRLLYATPFVVFPFLVYILKRILTWYYSRKISKNEEKLKSLLERKEKILDDVMETETYKVAKEILEKFAPDQLRRNQMHKTAAVSVASPVTSHQSDVRRRVVNSTTTPQPRVVGGVGVRPQGLPHQTPIFNSRPLMTPQATPLRPVGGVIPPRSVPAVASTPGPPVPRHALTTSVQMSSLPSTPMPRGAVVREEGGPPGPPMPRPVLPRERGYLDRFIEYLVGDGPANRFALVCRQCESHNGMALQDEFQYLAFRCAYCYYWNPARKQRPSAPRLEDLAPQLPPPLPTTQDQEEEEEDDQESSSGEDEEDEEEEEGGAEESESNNSSGEEEEGPASSEMSSTKATSSQEGSLEDLAKSIPSSDPTTSDDHQLPGVEVPSGSTGLTSSSTSPPSSTNEAEETE, encoded by the exons ATGGGGCTTATCATATCCAGATTTAGG AAAAAGCCTTCAACTAAAGAGCTTTTGGAGCAAATTCAGAAG AATGTTGAGGAAATTGAGGAGTACCGCAGCCACACTCAGCAGCGACAGAAGAGGCTGGTTGGCTATCTGGTGCTCTATTCCATTGTTCTGTACCTTGTAGCAGCTCTCATCTGCTATTTTTACTATTTCCCAGACAACCTTCAGCACCGGCTTCTTTATGCCACGCCCTTCGTAGTTTTTCCCTTCTT AGTTTACATACTTAAGCGAATACTGACATGGTATTATTCCCGGAAGATTtcaaaaaacgaggaaaaattaaaatctcTCTTAGAACGCAAGGAGAAGATATTGGATGATGTTATGGAGACAGAAACTTATAAAGTAGCCAAGGAAATTTTGGAGAAGTTTGCTCCTGACCAGCTGCGCAGAAACCAG ATGCACAAAACAGCAGCTGTCAGCGTGGCATCTCCAGTTACTAGTCACCAGTCAG ATGTTCGAAGACGAGTAgtcaacagcaccaccaccccacAACCCCGAGTTGTGGGTGGGGTTGGAGTGCGGCCTCAGGGACTGCCTCACCAGACCCCAATCTTCAACTCCAGGCCTCTTATGACACCGCAGGCCACACCACTCAGACCAG TGGGTGGCGTGATTCCTCCGAGGTCAGTTCCAGCTGTAGCATCCACACCTGGCCCTCCAGTGCCCAGGCATGCCTTGACCACTTCTGTGCAGATGTCCTCCCTTCCATCTACTCCAATGCCCC GTGGAGCAGtcgtgagggaggagggtggtCCTCCTGGACCTCCCATGCCCCGGCCAGtgcttcccagagagagaggaTACCTTGATCGTTTCATAGAATACTTAGTTGGAGATGGTCCAGCGAATCGTTTTGCATTGGTGTGTCGTCAGTGTGAATCACACAATGGCATGGCTCTTCAGGATGAGTTTCAGTACCTGG CATTTCGCTGTGCTTATTGCTATTACTGGAACCCTGCCCGTAAACAGCGACCCTCGGCACCACGCCTGGAAGATCTAGCCCCACAGCTGCCTCCTCCACTACCCACAACTCAAgaccaagaagaggaggaagaggatgatcaagaatCATCTTCgggtgaagatgaagaagatgaggaagaagaggaaggaggtgcaGAAG AATCAGAGAGTAACAACAGttctggtgaggaggaggaaggcccAGCATCCTCTGAGATGTCCAGCACCAAGGCCACATCAAGCCAGGAGG GTTCATTGGAGGATCTGGCCAAGTCAATACCATCATCTGATCCAACTACATCAGATGACCACCAGCTACCTGGGGTAGAAGTACCCTCAGGATCAACTGGTCTCACATCCTCTTCCAcatctccaccttcctccaccaATGAGGCTGAAGAAACAGAGTAG
- the LOC135104224 gene encoding endoplasmic reticulum junction formation protein lunapark-A-like isoform X4 yields MGLIISRFRKKPSTKELLEQIQKNVEEIEEYRSHTQQRQKRLVGYLVLYSIVLYLVAALICYFYYFPDNLQHRLLYATPFVVFPFLVYILKRILTWYYSRKISKNEEKLKSLLERKEKILDDVMETETYKVAKEILEKFAPDQLRRNQMHKTAAVSVASPVTSHQSDVRRRVVNSTTTPQPRVVGGVGVRPQGLPHQTPIFNSRPLMTPQATPLRPVGGVIPPRSVPAVASTPGPPVPRHALTTSVQMSSLPSTPMPRGAVVREEGGPPGPPMPRPVLPRERGYLDRFIEYLVGDGPANRFALVCRQCESHNGMALQDEFQYLAFRCAYCYYWNPARKQRPSAPRLEDLAPQLPPPLPTTQDQEEEEEDDQESSSGEDEEDEEEEEGGAEESESNNSSGEEEEGPASSEMSSTKATSSQEGNGLEHCSRELKEPHPGQLGEVSWQTIQHHFSRELNFLPCSLAK; encoded by the exons ATGGGGCTTATCATATCCAGATTTAGG AAAAAGCCTTCAACTAAAGAGCTTTTGGAGCAAATTCAGAAG AATGTTGAGGAAATTGAGGAGTACCGCAGCCACACTCAGCAGCGACAGAAGAGGCTGGTTGGCTATCTGGTGCTCTATTCCATTGTTCTGTACCTTGTAGCAGCTCTCATCTGCTATTTTTACTATTTCCCAGACAACCTTCAGCACCGGCTTCTTTATGCCACGCCCTTCGTAGTTTTTCCCTTCTT AGTTTACATACTTAAGCGAATACTGACATGGTATTATTCCCGGAAGATTtcaaaaaacgaggaaaaattaaaatctcTCTTAGAACGCAAGGAGAAGATATTGGATGATGTTATGGAGACAGAAACTTATAAAGTAGCCAAGGAAATTTTGGAGAAGTTTGCTCCTGACCAGCTGCGCAGAAACCAG ATGCACAAAACAGCAGCTGTCAGCGTGGCATCTCCAGTTACTAGTCACCAGTCAG ATGTTCGAAGACGAGTAgtcaacagcaccaccaccccacAACCCCGAGTTGTGGGTGGGGTTGGAGTGCGGCCTCAGGGACTGCCTCACCAGACCCCAATCTTCAACTCCAGGCCTCTTATGACACCGCAGGCCACACCACTCAGACCAG TGGGTGGCGTGATTCCTCCGAGGTCAGTTCCAGCTGTAGCATCCACACCTGGCCCTCCAGTGCCCAGGCATGCCTTGACCACTTCTGTGCAGATGTCCTCCCTTCCATCTACTCCAATGCCCC GTGGAGCAGtcgtgagggaggagggtggtCCTCCTGGACCTCCCATGCCCCGGCCAGtgcttcccagagagagaggaTACCTTGATCGTTTCATAGAATACTTAGTTGGAGATGGTCCAGCGAATCGTTTTGCATTGGTGTGTCGTCAGTGTGAATCACACAATGGCATGGCTCTTCAGGATGAGTTTCAGTACCTGG CATTTCGCTGTGCTTATTGCTATTACTGGAACCCTGCCCGTAAACAGCGACCCTCGGCACCACGCCTGGAAGATCTAGCCCCACAGCTGCCTCCTCCACTACCCACAACTCAAgaccaagaagaggaggaagaggatgatcaagaatCATCTTCgggtgaagatgaagaagatgaggaagaagaggaaggaggtgcaGAAG AATCAGAGAGTAACAACAGttctggtgaggaggaggaaggcccAGCATCCTCTGAGATGTCCAGCACCAAGGCCACATCAAGCCAGGAGG GAAATGGGTTGGAACATTGCAGCAGAGAGCTTAAAGAACCCCATCCTGGACAATTGGGAGAAGTATCTTGGCAGACCATTCAGCATCACTTCAGCAGGGAGTTGAACTTCTTGCCATGCTCACTTGCAAAATAA
- the LOC135104224 gene encoding endoplasmic reticulum junction formation protein lunapark-A-like isoform X6: MGLIISRFRKKPSTKELLEQIQKNVEEIEEYRSHTQQRQKRLVGYLVLYSIVLYLVAALICYFYYFPDNLQHRLLYATPFVVFPFLVYILKRILTWYYSRKISKNEEKLKSLLERKEKILDDVMETETYKVAKEILEKFAPDQLRRNQMHKTAAVSVASPVTSHQSDVRRRVVNSTTTPQPRVVGGVGVRPQGLPHQTPIFNSRPLMTPQATPLRPGELLGHRVGGVIPPRSVPAVASTPGPPVPRHALTTSVQMSSLPSTPMPRGAVVREEGGPPGPPMPRPVLPRERGYLDRFIEYLVGDGPANRFALVCRQCESHNGMALQDEFQYLAFRCAYCYYWNPARKQRPSAPRLEDLAPQLPPPLPTTQDQEEEEEDDQESSSGEDEEDEEEEEGGAEESESNNSSGEEEEGPASSEMSSTKATSSQEGCKMD, encoded by the exons ATGGGGCTTATCATATCCAGATTTAGG AAAAAGCCTTCAACTAAAGAGCTTTTGGAGCAAATTCAGAAG AATGTTGAGGAAATTGAGGAGTACCGCAGCCACACTCAGCAGCGACAGAAGAGGCTGGTTGGCTATCTGGTGCTCTATTCCATTGTTCTGTACCTTGTAGCAGCTCTCATCTGCTATTTTTACTATTTCCCAGACAACCTTCAGCACCGGCTTCTTTATGCCACGCCCTTCGTAGTTTTTCCCTTCTT AGTTTACATACTTAAGCGAATACTGACATGGTATTATTCCCGGAAGATTtcaaaaaacgaggaaaaattaaaatctcTCTTAGAACGCAAGGAGAAGATATTGGATGATGTTATGGAGACAGAAACTTATAAAGTAGCCAAGGAAATTTTGGAGAAGTTTGCTCCTGACCAGCTGCGCAGAAACCAG ATGCACAAAACAGCAGCTGTCAGCGTGGCATCTCCAGTTACTAGTCACCAGTCAG ATGTTCGAAGACGAGTAgtcaacagcaccaccaccccacAACCCCGAGTTGTGGGTGGGGTTGGAGTGCGGCCTCAGGGACTGCCTCACCAGACCCCAATCTTCAACTCCAGGCCTCTTATGACACCGCAGGCCACACCACTCAGACCAGGTGAACTACTAGGCCACAGAG TGGGTGGCGTGATTCCTCCGAGGTCAGTTCCAGCTGTAGCATCCACACCTGGCCCTCCAGTGCCCAGGCATGCCTTGACCACTTCTGTGCAGATGTCCTCCCTTCCATCTACTCCAATGCCCC GTGGAGCAGtcgtgagggaggagggtggtCCTCCTGGACCTCCCATGCCCCGGCCAGtgcttcccagagagagaggaTACCTTGATCGTTTCATAGAATACTTAGTTGGAGATGGTCCAGCGAATCGTTTTGCATTGGTGTGTCGTCAGTGTGAATCACACAATGGCATGGCTCTTCAGGATGAGTTTCAGTACCTGG CATTTCGCTGTGCTTATTGCTATTACTGGAACCCTGCCCGTAAACAGCGACCCTCGGCACCACGCCTGGAAGATCTAGCCCCACAGCTGCCTCCTCCACTACCCACAACTCAAgaccaagaagaggaggaagaggatgatcaagaatCATCTTCgggtgaagatgaagaagatgaggaagaagaggaaggaggtgcaGAAG AATCAGAGAGTAACAACAGttctggtgaggaggaggaaggcccAGCATCCTCTGAGATGTCCAGCACCAAGGCCACATCAAGCCAGGAGG gatgtaaaatggattaa